In the Ascochyta rabiei chromosome 17, complete sequence genome, one interval contains:
- a CDS encoding ADP/ATP carrier protein, with translation MAGQSKVEVLPPWGNAVAGAAGAVIANTLVYPLDMIKTRLQVQVKRSKTSTGTNPADHEHYNGTLDAVQKIIANEGVSGLYAGMFGSLVGVASTNFAYFYWYTFVRSMYLSYQTVAGPPGTAMELSLGAVAGALAQLFTIPVAVVTTRQQTMSKHERKGMIATGMDVVNGEDGWTGLWRGLKASLVLVVNPSITYGAYQRLREILYPGKTALKPHEAFLLGSLSKILATLVTQPLIVAKVGLQSKPPPARNGVPFKTFTEVIHYIVEHEGAWALFKGIGPQILKGLLVQGFMMMTKERIELQFILLFRYFRKIRAEKLQKLANIAAEKAGKVAPVLAK, from the exons ATGGCTGGACAGTCAAAGGTTGAGGTGCTTCCTCCGTGGGGCAATGCTGTTGCAGGTGCTGCAGGTGCCGTCATTGCAAACACATTGGTCTATCCACTGGACAT GATCAAGACGCGACTGCAGGTACAAGTCAAGCGCTCTAAGACATCAACCGGTACTAATCCCGCCGACCACGAACACTACAACGGAACCCTCGATGCTGTCCAAAAGATTATCGCGAACGAAGGTGTCTCTGGGTTATACGCAGGCATGTTCGGCTCCTTGGTCGGTGTCGCCTCGACCAACTTCGCATACTTCTACTGGTACACCTTTGTTCGCAGCATGTACCTGTCCTACCAAACCGTTGCGGGGCCTCCAGGGACCGCCATGGAGTTGTCGCTAGGAGCCGTAGCTGGAGCTCTGGCGCAACTGTTCACAATCCCGGTCGCTGTCGTGACAACGCGTCAACAGACCATGAGCAAGCATGAGCGCAAAGGAATGATCGCTACAGGCATGGATGTGGTCAACGGCGAGGACGGCTGGACAGGTCTGTGGCGCGGCCTCAAGGCCAGTCTGGTCCTTGTGGTGAACCCCTCCATCACATACGGTGCATATCAGAGACTGCGAGAGATATTGTATCCCGGGAAAACAGCTCTAAAACCTCACGAGGCTTTCC TGCTTGGTTCTCTATCAAAGATACTTGCTACACTCGTCACACAACCACTGATCGTCGCCAAAGTTGGCCTCCAGTCGAAGCCGCCACCAGCCAGGAACGGCGTCCCGTTCAAGACATTCACCGAGGTCATCCACTACATTGTCGAGCACGAGGGCGCATGGGCACTGTTCAAAGGTATCGGGCCGCAGATCTTGAAGGGCTTGCTGGTACAGGGTTTCATGATGATGACCAAAGAGAG AATCGAGCTGCAGTTCATCCTCCTGTTCAGATATTTCCGCAAAATCCGCGCCGAGAAGCTGCAGAAGCTCGCGAATATTGCCGCCGAGAAGGCTGGCAAGGTCGCGCCTGTACTCGCCAAATAG
- a CDS encoding Threonine--tRNA ligase, whose protein sequence is MAEAVKDTVNQVVEGVKDLAVAGEKKVEGKAPKAAKPKKEKKKGGDDGGRPLMLDPVPAFVDHRVKIFERLKAKYDEEVAQKPREKITVTLGDGKLIEGESWVTSPADIARGISKSLFERTVIARLDHGTAEETLWDLERPLEKSCKLELLDFDHPEGKRVFWHSSAHILGEASERRFGCDLCIGPPIEDGFYYEMALPDKAAVEHSDHKPLETIVNSIVKEKQVFERLTLSKEDLLDMFKSNPYKQHIIKDKIPDGTSTTVYRNGPLIDLCRGPHVPHTGRIKQFKVMKNSASYFLGDANNDSLQRIYGVSFPDKDRMAEHLKFLEEAAKRDHRKIGKEQELFFFHEYSPGSCFFLPHGQIIYNTLQAFLREEYWNRGYQEVGSPNMYNSALWKISGHWQHYHEDMFTFDVEKEKWALKPMNCPGHCLIFKHRERSYRELPIRMADFGILHRNEASGALTGLTRVRRFQQDDTHIFCTEDQINEEVLGLFDFLRAVYGKFGFTFKLKLSTRPEGFLGEIETWNKAEAKLTEALDKFTAEGGGAWELNPGDGAFYGPKIDITISDALKREYQCATIQLDFQLPNQFELEYMTSEVAAAKPKEEKTKAEAPKEEAPKEALKQEQPETPGDLASIAKKIKPPQPGYARPVMVHRAIYGSFERFIAILTEHFAGRWPFWLSPRQVMVIPVMPGANDYVKEVQATLRKQHIHADIDISGNTMQKKIRTAQLALYNFIMVVGAEEQQARAVNWRNRDDQASQQRGEIVPLDEAVEKLVKLRDERRVENKV, encoded by the exons aTGGCGGAAGCGGTCAAGGACACGGTAAACCAGGTCGTCGAGGGCGTCAAGGACCTCGCTGTCGCAGGCGAGAAGAAGGTCGAAGGAAAAGCCCCCAAAGCTGCAAAGCccaagaaagagaagaagaagggcggTGACGATGGTGGTCGTCCGTTGATGCTCGACCCCGTGCCTGCATTTGTCGACCACCGAGTCAAGATCTT CGAGAGGCTCAAGGCCAAGTACGACGAGGAAGTCGCGCAGAAGCCCCGCG AGAAGATTACAGTTACACTCGGAGACGGCAAACTCATCGAAGGCGAATCCTGGGTCACCAGCCCTGCAGACATTGCACGAGGCATCAGCAAGAGCTTGTTCGAGCGCACCGTCATTGCCCGTCTCGACCATGGCACAGCCGAGGAGACACTGTGGGACCTTGAGCGGCCGCTCGAGAAGAGCTGCAAGCTGGAGCTCTTGGACTTTGACCACCCAGAGGGCAAGAGGGTCTTCTGGCACTCGAGCGCACATATCCTCGGCGAGGCGTCAGAGCGCAGATTTGGCTGCGACCTCTGCATTGGTCCCCCCATTGAGGACGGCTTCTACTACGAAATGGCCCTGCCCGACAAGGCCGCCGTAGAGCACTCCGACCACAAGCCCCTCGAGACCATCGTCAACAGCATTGTCAAGGAGAAGCAGGTCTTCGAGCGATTGACTCTTTCCAAGGAGGACCTCCTGGACATGTTCAAGTCGAACCCTTACAAGCAGCACATCATCAAGGACAAGATCCCCGACGGCACCTCCACCACCGTGTACCGCAACGGCCCTCTCATTGATCTCTGCCGAGGACCCCACGTACCGCACACCGGAAGGATAAAGCAGTTCAAGGTCATGAAGAACTCAGCATCATACTTCCTTGGCGACGCAAACAACGACAGTCTGCAGCGCATCTATGGTGTCTCCTTCCCCGACAAAGACAGGATGGCAGAGCACCTCAAGTTCCTCGAGGAGGCTGCCAAGCGTGATCACCGCAAGATTGGAAAGGAACAGGAGCTGTTCTTCTTCCACGAATACAGTCCCGGCTCATGCTTCTTCCTGCCCCACGGACAGATCATCTACAACACACTGCAAGCATTTCTGCGCGAGGAATACTGGAACCGCGGGTACCAGGAGGTTGGATCGCCAAACATGTACAACTCGGCGCTATGGAAGATCTCAGGCCACTGGCAGCATTATCACGAGGATATGTTCACATTTGACGTCGAGAAGGAGAAGTGGGCTTTGAAGCCCATGAACTGCCCTGGTCACTGCCTGATCTTCAAGCATCGCGAGCGAAGTTACCGTGAGTTGCCAATCCGTATGGCCGACTTCGGTATCCTGCACCGAAACGAGGCCAGCGGTGCTCTTACTGGTTTGACTCGTGTTCGCCGCTTCCAGCAGGACGACACTCACATCTTCTGTACCGAGGACCAGATCAACGAGGAAGTTCTGGGTCTCTTCGATTTCCTCCGCGCAGTTTACGGCAAGTTCGGCTTTACCTTCAAGCTGAAGCTCAGCACACGCCCAGAAGGTTTCCTCGGCGAGATTGAGACCTGGAACAAGGCTGAGGCGAAGCTGACCGAGGCTCTGGATAAGTTCACCGCCGAAGGTGGTGGTGCTTGGGAGCTGAACCCTGGTGATGGTGCCTTCTACGGCCCCAAGATCGACATTACCATTTCCGATGCCCTGAAGCGCGAGTACCAGTGTGCTACAATCCAGCTCGACTTCCAGCTCCCCAACCAGTTCGAGCTTGAGTACATGACCTCTGAAGTCGCAGCGGCGAAGCCAAAGGAGGAGAAGACCAAGGCAGAAGCGCCCAAGGAAGAGGCGCCCAAGGAGGCCCTCAAGCAGGAGCAGCCAGAGACACCCGGAGACCTTGCCTCGATTGCGAAGAAGATCAAGCCTCCTCAGCCGGGTTACGCTCGCCCTGTGATGGTCCACCGCGCCATCTATGGGTCTTTCGAGCGTTTCATTGC CATCCTCACTGAGCACTTTGCTGGTCGATGGCCTTTCTGGCTATCTCCCCGCCAGGTCATGGTCATCCCCGTTATGCCTGGTGCGAATGACTACGTCAAGGAGGTCCAGGCTACGCTCCGCAAGCAGCACATCCACGCCGACATTGACATCAGTGGCAACACCATGCAAAAGAAGATTCGCACAGCACAGTTGGCTCTTTACAACTTCATCATGGTCGTTGGTGCTGAGGAGCAGCAGGCGCGGGCTGTCAACTGGAGGAACCGTGATGACCAGGCTTCTCAGCAGCGAGGTGAGATTGTTCCTCTCGACGAGGCGGTCGAGAAGCTCGTGAAGCTGAGGGACGAGCGAAGAGTCGAGAACAAGGTCTAG
- a CDS encoding H/ACA snoRNP pseudouridylase subunit, with protein MSSFRGTPRGGRGGFGGGSRGGFGGGSRGGRGGFGGGASFGPPDQVFEMGTFVHEVENEMFCESINTKIPYFNAPIYLENKTPIGKVDEICGPLNQVYFTIKPQEGIQAKSFKAGDKFYIGGDKLLPLDRFLPKPKPAPGAARVKKPAGAGGRGGARGGRGRGAPRGRGGPPGRGGFSSRGGSFGGRGGGRGGGGGFTPRGRGGFTPRGRGGY; from the exons ATGTCTAGTTTCCGTGGAACACCTCGAGGAGGCCGTGGCGGCTttggcggcggcagcaggGGTGGCTTTGGCGGCGGTTCCCGTGGAG GGCGCGGTGGATTTGGCGGAGGTGCTTCTTTCGGTCCCCCAGACCAGGTCTTTG AGATGGGCACATTCGTCCACGAGGTTGAGAACGAGATGTTCTGCGAGTCCATCAACACCAAGATCCCCTACTTCAACGCCCCGATCTACCTCGAGAACAAGACCCCCATCGGCAAGGTCGATGAGATCTGCGGTCCTCTGAACCAGGTCTACTTCACCATCAAGCCCCAGGAAGGCATCCAGGCCAAGTCCTTCAAGGCCGGCGACAAGTTCTACATTGGAGGCGACAAGCTCCTGCCCCTCGACAGGTTCCTGCCCAAGCCCAAGCCCGCCCCCGGTGCGGCTAGGGTCAAGAAGCCCGCTGGTGCCGGTGGACGTGGTGGAGCTCGTGGTGGCCGCGGTCGCGGTGCCCCGAGAGGGCGCGGTGGACCTCCCGGCCGTGGTGGTTTCTCTTCGCGAGGAGGATCGTTTGGCGGACGTGGTGGTGGCcgcggtggcggtggtggcttCACACCCCGTGGCCGTGGTGGGTTCACTCCCCGTGGGCGAGGTGGATACTAA
- a CDS encoding CDP-diacylglycerol--serine O-phosphatidyltransferase, translating into MATRRNGPSNSKDAAPVPTDKTQDKQARLLAEENPGHFSLVRALHLADFITELNGFCGVMSVFSSLRYCIQDDLHNYTNLYWALGFIPLGLFFDFMDGKVARWRKKASLMGQELDSLADLVSFGVSPAAAAFAMGIRTPLDHLLLSFFVLCGLTRLARFNVTVAMVPKDESGKSKYFEGTPIPMSLGIVQIMAFWVYKGWTLEQIPLGLWLEGTMFEFHPVVAMFILHGCLMVSKTIHIPKP; encoded by the exons ATGGCGACCCGCAGAAACGGACCGAGCAACTCCAAGGACGCAGCGCCTGTGCCTACAGACAAGA CGCAGGACAAGCAAGCCCGTCTCCTGGCTGAAGAAAACCCGGGACACTTCTCTCTGGTCCGCGCACTGCACCTCGCAGACTTCATCACCGAGCTGAATG GCTTCTGCGGCGTAATGTCCGTCTTCTCCTCTCTCCGCTACTGCATCCAGGACGACTTGCACAACTACACCAACCTGTACTGGGCGCTTGGCTTCATCCCGCTCGGTCTGTTCTTCGACTTCATGGACGGCAAGGTCGCGCGCTGGAGGAAGAAGGCCTCGCTGATGGGCCAAGAGCTCGACTCGCTGGCCGATCTCGTCTCCTTTGGTGTCTCCCCCGCAGCCGCCGCGTTCGCCATGGGCATCCGCACGCCCCTCGACCACCTCCTGCTCTCCTTCTTCGTTCTCTGCGGCCTTACGAGGCTGGCGCGCTTCAACGTTACAGTCGCCATGGTCCCCAAGGACGAATCTGGCAAGTCGAAGTATTTCGAGGGCACACCCATCCCCATGTCGCTAGGAATAGTCCAGATCATGGCCTTCTGGGTGTACAAGGGCTGGACGCTTGAGCAGATACCGCTGGGTCTGTGGCTGGAGGGAACCATGTTCGAGTTCCACCCAGTCGTAGCCATGTTCATCCTGCACGGGTGTCTGATGGTCAGCAAGACTATTCACATTCCCAAGCCGTAA